One segment of Cerasicoccus sp. TK19100 DNA contains the following:
- a CDS encoding autotransporter-associated beta strand repeat-containing protein, translated as MKTPKAITIIKNYHKALAPICLSALATQLSAFTFDNAGGDNYWGNGANWVGGSFPDGVDTVASLQKSGINVNQKLILANSAGVDQSFTVGTLTLGSGGGGGASSHSYEVNNVSGGSASLVFQTTSGSATLNYQNLFANPTMEINTGVILNSNLNINVKDTSGTFQINGDVSGANGISLVGVGTLRLNGANTYTGATTLTSGTLLLGAADRIADTSAIVFNGGTLSTNGFSDAMGTLQLSADSAIDLGAGDSDLSFSDSSAISWNASTVLNIMNFVEGVDSIRFGTDASGLTNTQLSQIMLNGGSAYIDGSGYLTAVPEVSSFALCGGILVLGYVAIRRRK; from the coding sequence ATGAAAACCCCAAAAGCCATAACTATAATCAAAAATTACCATAAGGCACTGGCACCTATATGCTTGTCCGCGCTCGCGACCCAGTTGTCCGCCTTTACTTTTGATAATGCAGGTGGTGATAATTACTGGGGCAATGGTGCCAACTGGGTAGGTGGTTCATTTCCGGACGGTGTCGATACGGTGGCTTCACTTCAAAAGAGCGGCATTAATGTTAATCAGAAACTTATTCTCGCCAATAGTGCAGGTGTTGATCAGTCATTTACCGTTGGTACGCTGACATTAGGATCTGGTGGCGGAGGTGGAGCGAGTTCACATTCGTATGAGGTAAACAATGTGTCTGGAGGGTCTGCCAGTCTTGTTTTTCAAACCACTAGTGGTTCTGCCACTCTGAATTACCAAAACCTGTTTGCGAATCCAACGATGGAGATCAATACCGGGGTAATACTGAACAGTAATCTCAACATTAATGTGAAGGATACGTCTGGCACTTTTCAGATTAATGGCGATGTGAGTGGTGCAAACGGAATCTCGTTGGTGGGCGTTGGAACGCTCAGGCTCAATGGCGCAAATACTTACACCGGAGCGACGACGCTTACTAGTGGAACGCTGCTGCTGGGAGCCGCTGATCGCATCGCGGATACGAGTGCTATCGTCTTCAACGGCGGCACGCTTTCGACGAACGGCTTCTCCGATGCAATGGGCACGCTGCAGCTTTCGGCTGACTCGGCTATCGACCTGGGAGCCGGTGATTCCGACCTTAGCTTTTCCGATAGCAGCGCCATTAGCTGGAATGCTTCAACAGTGCTTAATATTATGAACTTCGTGGAGGGCGTTGACAGCATTCGATTTGGGACTGATGCCTCGGGCTTAACGAACACTCAGCTTTCACAAATTATGTTGAATGGTGGCTCTGCCTACATTGACGGAAGTGGTTATTTAACGGCGGTACCTGAAGTTAGCAGCTTCGCGCTATGCGGAGGTATCCTGGTATTGGGATACGTCGCAATACGCCGCCGAAAGTAA
- a CDS encoding polysaccharide deacetylase family protein: MIKSIHQTIRLIFAICILVNFTRTASASADDSTGATRVASWKDDRTAAFMLMFDDGWPGQLQVAIPELQKRELTATFYMVPDKGEYKTLAPKWAEAIKGGYIIYGNHTMTHQGVRDYEHAQTEILECTRIIREELQPIPGKPNRLISFAQPGVPKGKWTLPKEDLIRVLEEDNMIKRPTFRGHGAISHLQELEQMTALAEEAIASQGTEYLILHGVERIGSKWQDFWALKQDIFLPLLDYLAEKQAANELWITDHISWHQYETERNAASVKLLQANDSKIELELTASVNPELYDLPLTLITNVPAEWSECQIKQGDRTALVSVTDGKIIYDALPNGATIQISAKK, encoded by the coding sequence ATGATAAAATCCATTCACCAAACGATCCGCCTGATCTTCGCAATTTGCATTCTTGTGAACTTCACCAGGACGGCGTCGGCCAGCGCTGATGATTCCACCGGAGCCACGCGCGTAGCCAGTTGGAAAGATGACCGCACCGCTGCGTTCATGCTCATGTTTGACGATGGGTGGCCAGGGCAATTACAGGTAGCCATTCCGGAGCTACAGAAACGCGAGTTGACGGCCACCTTTTACATGGTCCCCGATAAGGGCGAATACAAGACACTTGCCCCCAAGTGGGCCGAAGCGATTAAGGGTGGATACATCATCTATGGTAACCACACCATGACGCATCAGGGCGTCCGCGACTACGAACACGCGCAGACTGAAATCCTTGAATGCACACGCATCATCCGGGAAGAGCTTCAACCAATTCCAGGCAAGCCCAATCGCCTAATCTCTTTTGCTCAGCCCGGCGTACCAAAGGGTAAGTGGACCCTCCCGAAGGAAGATTTAATCCGGGTTTTGGAAGAAGACAACATGATCAAGCGACCAACCTTCCGCGGACATGGTGCCATTTCTCACTTGCAAGAACTCGAGCAAATGACCGCCTTAGCCGAGGAAGCGATCGCCTCCCAAGGGACAGAGTATCTCATCTTGCACGGCGTCGAACGCATCGGCTCCAAGTGGCAGGATTTTTGGGCGCTCAAGCAGGACATCTTCCTCCCTCTGCTGGACTACCTGGCAGAGAAACAGGCAGCCAATGAGCTCTGGATCACCGACCACATTTCCTGGCATCAATACGAAACCGAGCGCAACGCAGCATCCGTCAAACTCCTGCAAGCCAACGACTCCAAAATTGAGCTCGAGCTCACGGCCTCCGTGAATCCTGAGCTATATGACCTGCCGCTCACCCTGATCACCAATGTGCCCGCAGAATGGAGCGAGTGTCAGATTAAGCAAGGTGATCGCACCGCCCTTGTCAGCGTCACCGATGGCAAGATCATCTATGACGCACTCCCTAACGGTGCCACGATTCAGATATCGGCGAAGAAATAA
- a CDS encoding PEP-CTERM sorting domain-containing protein: MKIILPLAIASLSMPVPASAVIVSGDVLVFDLGLSASTTGGNWNNLSAASGGQSANAVTNAIRFSDGASTGVGLALANQSLSKVGIGGINTVTDPGSFSSPGFIGSGAIPETAYQDLAYFSNENSTNTFTFSNLDDSLSYTLSFISRTPAGTDRASFTWNIAGQDSVTIEPEDNTNVYSFSGLNTDGTGKIVVSIPVTGTLSTDAAFVNAIELVAIPEPSTYAMMVGFSVLGLAILRRRSN; encoded by the coding sequence ATGAAAATAATACTTCCCCTAGCTATTGCTTCTCTCAGCATGCCTGTACCGGCATCTGCCGTCATCGTAAGCGGCGATGTGCTGGTGTTCGACTTGGGACTCTCTGCTTCCACGACGGGGGGCAATTGGAATAACTTATCCGCTGCATCTGGTGGGCAATCTGCCAATGCGGTGACGAATGCCATCCGGTTTTCTGACGGAGCCTCAACCGGGGTGGGGTTAGCACTCGCTAACCAGTCCCTCTCGAAAGTCGGCATTGGCGGCATCAACACCGTTACCGATCCGGGAAGCTTTTCGTCGCCGGGATTTATTGGTAGTGGGGCCATTCCGGAAACGGCCTATCAGGATTTGGCATACTTTAGTAACGAGAATTCTACCAATACGTTTACTTTCTCCAATTTGGACGACAGTCTGAGCTATACGCTTTCGTTCATCAGCCGGACGCCGGCTGGAACCGACAGAGCCAGTTTTACTTGGAACATTGCGGGCCAAGACTCGGTCACTATCGAGCCGGAAGACAATACGAATGTTTATTCATTCTCAGGATTAAATACGGACGGAACCGGGAAAATTGTAGTAAGCATTCCTGTTACCGGAACTTTGTCGACGGACGCAGCCTTTGTTAACGCGATCGAACTCGTCGCCATCCCCGAGCCTAGCACTTACGCCATGATGGTTGGGTTCTCTGTTCTAGGCCTGGCAATATTGCGTCGCCGGTCCAACTGA
- a CDS encoding MGH1-like glycoside hydrolase domain-containing protein — MPQIPQGPFTPSHRGEFFAGAECIWKLELSQSYNCHLAFRKSFTCEYELFAGELRISASDTYRLFINGAAVGEGPARSERGQCYADLYDVSLLPFTPGENIITVLALNKNLAEHGQPPKNGALIASLLAHDIRGNTVKVLTGPDWKVSVADWYVTPAPRRFFPVGFNEHVDFRRVQHDILAFNYPDDDWELADVVGDTHMAQCLKRPIPPYKQNHIFPKRILRYGKLGEQSGIMGVALSQTQPFDAQHAQFRTWVYAEKDVAEAYLYFGCDNYSRVLLNGDEIWTQGEPDHGFIHHLSHYEAATYEGMIHGQGLRYEPNTSCRERAACQLNTGWNELIVEVNFLNHGYGFELVFCDSKTDLPLPLICSAEQNAKTQHGWHWREKDTEIWQPLPTDLPDHRPWLSPSHLAAWDQRMSTTANESIESLFRLGVDEEVAVLQPGEFIELELETYAIGYLKLQLTGPAGSIIDFAIAERDDADSDRLPFLNNGLWLAERIVLSGDENFYTGLERRGGRFLYLCVRQADGPVAINSVMIRNIRYGNSRAGEFTCSDPILNWMWKAGTLTTELATFDLSEDCPTREMAQWSGDSYLRMFLLAGLWGDMRISEKALREFAADQTNVRWGRAMVPAGYGDSIVDYALLLPIWSWEHYQLTGDNQFLPAVFSGVRNLLEFAATQVDIRGYLIPKDRHANQVYLDMKLVGVVRQLPLVTGLQAYYVKSLECAALLAELMEEPNLARNWRDTASKLRLQINHDLWAVDEALYVDGEDRDGNIAPTTRAATNYIMLWADIPEAPQRQAILRQLFPRDAKENLALWRNGEGVYLKHFMAEALLKNGHVKETLHAWRGFYGSMMKQLETIPEAWDRSWAEELPTGQGGTPSANGNPVSTASLRSMVHPFGISTIWHFIYYIGGIQPAKPGYREIFWVPMPGDLEFLNLRFPLPNSNEYLTLKMEPNSRGGRDLILTCPDNIPVHHDARWLNQRDSMQVTP, encoded by the coding sequence ATGCCCCAAATCCCCCAAGGACCGTTTACGCCAAGTCATCGCGGTGAATTTTTCGCCGGAGCTGAGTGCATCTGGAAGCTAGAGCTTTCCCAGAGCTACAATTGCCACTTGGCCTTTCGAAAATCATTTACCTGCGAATACGAGCTGTTCGCCGGCGAGCTTCGCATTAGCGCCAGTGACACCTACCGGTTGTTTATCAACGGCGCGGCAGTCGGTGAAGGCCCGGCCCGGAGCGAACGCGGCCAATGCTATGCCGATCTTTACGATGTCTCCCTGCTGCCTTTCACGCCCGGCGAAAATATCATTACGGTTCTCGCGCTAAATAAGAACTTGGCGGAGCACGGGCAGCCCCCCAAGAACGGCGCGCTTATCGCATCTCTCCTCGCCCACGACATTCGGGGAAACACCGTTAAGGTTCTCACTGGACCGGATTGGAAAGTTAGCGTGGCCGACTGGTATGTCACCCCTGCTCCCCGCCGCTTTTTTCCCGTGGGCTTCAACGAACACGTCGATTTTCGACGGGTCCAACACGACATCCTCGCGTTCAACTATCCCGACGATGACTGGGAACTCGCAGACGTGGTTGGCGACACCCACATGGCGCAATGCCTCAAGCGCCCGATCCCGCCCTACAAACAGAACCACATATTTCCCAAGCGGATCCTTCGTTACGGCAAGCTGGGTGAGCAATCGGGCATCATGGGCGTCGCGCTTAGCCAAACGCAACCATTCGACGCCCAGCACGCGCAGTTTCGGACATGGGTTTACGCGGAAAAAGACGTCGCGGAGGCCTATCTGTATTTCGGCTGCGACAACTACTCGCGCGTGCTTTTAAACGGTGACGAAATCTGGACTCAGGGCGAGCCCGACCACGGGTTCATTCATCATCTAAGCCATTACGAGGCGGCAACTTATGAGGGTATGATTCACGGCCAAGGGCTGCGCTACGAACCCAATACCAGTTGCCGTGAACGTGCGGCTTGCCAACTAAATACCGGTTGGAACGAACTCATTGTTGAGGTCAATTTCCTGAATCATGGCTACGGCTTTGAGCTGGTCTTTTGTGATTCGAAAACAGATTTACCGCTGCCGTTAATCTGCAGTGCGGAACAAAACGCTAAAACACAACACGGTTGGCACTGGCGCGAAAAGGACACCGAGATATGGCAGCCTCTGCCGACTGATTTGCCCGACCACCGCCCCTGGCTATCGCCCTCGCACTTGGCAGCCTGGGACCAGCGTATGTCAACCACCGCCAATGAATCCATTGAGTCGTTATTCCGACTGGGCGTTGATGAGGAAGTCGCCGTTTTGCAACCGGGAGAGTTTATTGAACTTGAGTTGGAAACCTACGCGATTGGCTACCTGAAACTACAGCTCACAGGGCCAGCCGGAAGCATCATCGACTTCGCCATTGCCGAGCGGGATGACGCAGACAGTGATCGGCTGCCATTCCTGAACAATGGCCTTTGGTTGGCCGAGCGCATCGTCCTGAGTGGCGATGAAAATTTCTACACCGGACTCGAACGCCGTGGCGGCCGCTTTCTGTACCTATGTGTGAGGCAGGCGGATGGTCCGGTAGCGATCAACTCCGTCATGATCCGCAATATCCGCTACGGCAACAGCCGTGCTGGAGAATTCACGTGTTCAGACCCCATCCTCAACTGGATGTGGAAGGCTGGCACGCTCACCACCGAGCTGGCCACTTTCGACCTCAGTGAAGATTGCCCAACTCGTGAAATGGCTCAATGGAGCGGCGACAGCTACCTGCGCATGTTTCTACTCGCGGGTCTGTGGGGAGACATGCGCATTTCCGAGAAAGCCTTACGCGAATTCGCCGCCGACCAAACCAACGTTCGTTGGGGCCGTGCCATGGTCCCGGCTGGCTATGGCGACAGCATTGTCGACTATGCCTTGCTCTTGCCCATTTGGTCGTGGGAGCACTACCAATTGACCGGCGATAATCAGTTCCTGCCTGCCGTTTTTTCCGGCGTCAGGAATTTGCTCGAATTCGCCGCAACACAAGTAGACATCCGCGGCTACTTGATTCCAAAAGATCGACATGCCAATCAGGTGTATCTCGACATGAAACTGGTCGGTGTCGTGCGCCAGCTACCACTCGTAACTGGTTTACAGGCCTACTACGTAAAGTCTCTTGAATGCGCTGCGCTGCTTGCCGAACTGATGGAGGAGCCGAACTTGGCGCGCAACTGGCGAGACACGGCGTCGAAACTGCGCCTGCAAATTAACCACGATCTATGGGCCGTTGACGAAGCGCTTTACGTCGATGGAGAGGACAGAGACGGAAACATCGCCCCCACCACCCGCGCCGCTACGAACTACATCATGCTCTGGGCCGACATCCCCGAGGCCCCGCAGCGCCAAGCAATTTTGCGTCAACTGTTCCCCAGAGATGCCAAGGAAAACCTTGCACTGTGGCGCAATGGCGAAGGTGTTTACTTAAAGCATTTCATGGCCGAAGCGCTTCTTAAGAACGGCCACGTAAAAGAAACCCTTCACGCATGGCGTGGGTTCTATGGCTCCATGATGAAACAACTGGAAACCATTCCCGAGGCCTGGGACCGCAGTTGGGCCGAGGAACTGCCAACCGGACAGGGAGGCACCCCATCGGCCAATGGGAATCCGGTCAGCACGGCCTCCCTACGCAGTATGGTACACCCCTTTGGTATCAGCACCATTTGGCATTTCATCTACTACATTGGCGGCATTCAGCCAGCCAAGCCGGGCTATCGGGAAATTTTTTGGGTTCCCATGCCGGGCGATTTGGAATTCCTCAACCTCCGTTTTCCACTCCCCAATAGTAATGAATATCTTACGCTCAAGATGGAGCCCAACAGTCGCGGCGGACGCGATTTAATCCTAACTTGCCCAGACAACATCCCCGTTCACCATGACGCGCGTTGGCTCAACCAGCGGGATAGCATGCAGGTGACACCGTAG
- a CDS encoding glycoside hydrolase family 130 protein translates to MNNTYQTRRDQITQSYQALIQTPNEVNTHWTNGWYERWKNPVLTAAHVPPHWRYDYNPETNPHFLERLGINAICNPGAIEMDGKFLLVGRVEGFDRKSFFAVAESPNGVDQFQFWDEPIVMPETDVPDTNVYDMRLVRHEDGWIYGLFCTERKDPNAKPGDLSSAIAQCGIAKTKDLKTWTRLPDLKTNSAQQRNVVLHPEFIDGQYAFYTRPQDGFIDAGNGGGIGWGLCADINHAQIGDEIIINERAYHTIKESKNGQGPAPIKTEHGWLHIAHGVRGCAAGLRYVIYGFITALDEPWRMTHNPGGYLIAPEGEERIGDVSNVVFTNGAIARDNGDVYLYYASSDTRCHVATTTIERLTDVLMNTPADPLRSAACVDQRLKLIRANQQFL, encoded by the coding sequence ATGAATAACACCTATCAAACGCGTCGCGACCAAATCACCCAGAGCTATCAAGCGCTCATCCAAACGCCCAACGAGGTGAATACCCATTGGACAAACGGCTGGTATGAACGCTGGAAGAACCCTGTGCTGACGGCGGCGCACGTGCCCCCGCATTGGCGCTACGATTACAATCCGGAAACCAATCCGCACTTCCTGGAACGCCTGGGTATCAATGCCATTTGTAACCCTGGTGCCATCGAAATGGATGGCAAATTTTTGTTGGTTGGCCGCGTCGAAGGCTTTGACCGCAAATCGTTTTTCGCGGTGGCGGAAAGCCCGAACGGAGTCGACCAATTTCAGTTTTGGGATGAGCCGATTGTCATGCCCGAAACCGACGTGCCAGACACCAACGTTTATGACATGCGCCTGGTTCGCCATGAAGATGGCTGGATCTACGGCCTCTTCTGCACGGAGCGCAAAGACCCGAACGCGAAGCCCGGCGACCTCTCGTCCGCCATTGCCCAGTGTGGCATCGCTAAGACCAAAGATCTCAAGACATGGACTCGTCTGCCGGACTTGAAGACCAATTCCGCTCAGCAACGTAACGTCGTGCTGCACCCCGAGTTTATTGATGGGCAATACGCCTTCTACACACGGCCGCAGGATGGCTTTATCGATGCTGGCAACGGCGGTGGCATCGGCTGGGGACTGTGCGCAGATATTAACCATGCGCAAATTGGCGACGAGATCATTATCAACGAGCGCGCTTATCACACGATCAAGGAATCAAAGAACGGCCAAGGCCCAGCCCCAATCAAGACCGAGCACGGCTGGTTGCACATTGCTCACGGGGTCCGCGGCTGCGCGGCCGGCCTTCGCTATGTCATTTACGGGTTTATAACGGCCTTGGATGAGCCATGGCGCATGACGCATAATCCGGGCGGATACCTGATCGCCCCAGAGGGAGAGGAACGCATTGGCGATGTGTCCAATGTCGTCTTTACCAATGGTGCCATTGCCCGCGACAATGGCGACGTGTATCTCTACTACGCCAGCTCTGACACGCGTTGCCACGTGGCCACCACGACTATAGAGCGTCTAACGGATGTCTTGATGAACACACCTGCTGACCCACTGCGCAGCGCAGCTTGCGTAGATCAACGACTGAAATTGATTCGCGCGAACCAGCAATTTCTCTAA
- a CDS encoding GH36-type glycosyl hydrolase domain-containing protein: protein MSSSYGYFDDSNREYVITRPNTPRPWSNYIGNANFGGVITNNAAGYTFYRSAAQGKLTRYKFNAHAGELNGRYVYLRDQANGDFWSISWMPVKKPLAQFESTCRHGTGYTCIESTYGSIASEVTYFTPAGALYEVWRITVTNTGKQARHLKVFPCVEPQCNWSAEDDTKNLQYNQYISVTTGTQNLIDIGSNINMPEDPGHFENKDQARHTFFGLAGAKANAFDADLTTFLGTYGTYAAPEAVVQGRCSNSTASGDMPAAAFEIELQLAPGESKTFACVFGVGKAEVEGRVALQSMASTEQIDAALNTIKTETHQKLQSFEVQTPDAGFNSMLNTWAPYNCLMTFYWSRTASLVYAGERDGLGFRDTMQDMLGAMAIELDEAQRRIELLLTGQLANGGALPVVKPFAHTPGAMQEPDHYRADDCLWFFNAIPEFVRESGNIDFYKKVLPYADKGNDTVLAHMRRAMEFNFERCGAHGLPCGLHADWNDCLRLGESGESIFVAFQLRFALREYIDICERLSEPEEKEWATEKLKAYDTALAEHAWDGQWYLRAYRHDGLKFGSQENEEGSIFMNPQAWAIISGHADDERAAQSMQALRDKLSTEYGVMLCSPPYVKTDPKVALSVLFNPGMKENAGIFNHTQGWAVIAEAMLGHGDQAWQYFQASMPASYNDRADLREVEPYVVCQSTHSQYSPRFGAGRVSWLSGSATWNYHAATQYILGIRPDYDGLRIAPCLPSHWPEVSISRTFRGKRFDITIRNGSGQPKIVCNGQSLPSNLISMELAEASNQILVTL from the coding sequence ATGAGCAGCTCATACGGATACTTTGACGACTCGAATCGCGAGTACGTCATCACTCGCCCCAACACGCCACGCCCTTGGAGCAACTACATCGGCAACGCCAACTTTGGTGGTGTCATTACCAACAATGCCGCAGGCTACACCTTTTATCGGTCTGCTGCTCAGGGGAAGTTGACTCGCTACAAATTTAACGCCCATGCAGGCGAGCTTAACGGTCGCTATGTTTACCTGCGCGACCAAGCCAATGGCGATTTCTGGAGCATTTCCTGGATGCCCGTTAAAAAACCACTGGCCCAATTTGAAAGCACCTGTCGCCATGGCACCGGCTATACGTGTATTGAGTCGACATACGGCTCGATAGCCAGCGAAGTCACATACTTTACGCCAGCCGGGGCGCTCTACGAAGTGTGGCGAATCACCGTTACCAACACCGGTAAACAAGCCCGTCACCTCAAAGTATTTCCGTGTGTGGAGCCCCAGTGTAACTGGAGCGCCGAAGACGACACGAAAAACCTGCAATACAATCAATACATCAGCGTAACGACCGGGACGCAAAACCTGATCGATATCGGCAGTAACATCAACATGCCGGAAGACCCCGGGCATTTTGAAAACAAGGATCAGGCGCGACACACATTTTTCGGTTTGGCCGGAGCCAAGGCCAACGCGTTCGACGCCGACCTGACGACCTTCCTCGGTACCTATGGGACTTACGCTGCCCCCGAGGCCGTGGTTCAGGGCCGTTGCTCCAACTCCACTGCTTCCGGCGACATGCCAGCCGCAGCCTTTGAAATCGAACTACAGTTGGCCCCCGGTGAAAGCAAAACTTTCGCCTGTGTCTTCGGCGTTGGTAAAGCCGAAGTCGAGGGCCGGGTAGCATTGCAATCGATGGCGAGCACTGAGCAGATCGATGCGGCGCTGAATACCATTAAAACCGAGACGCATCAGAAACTGCAATCCTTCGAAGTGCAAACACCCGATGCTGGCTTCAACAGCATGCTCAACACGTGGGCACCCTACAACTGCCTGATGACATTCTATTGGTCGCGCACGGCCAGCCTGGTTTACGCAGGTGAGCGCGACGGCCTTGGCTTCCGCGACACCATGCAGGACATGCTCGGCGCGATGGCGATAGAGCTGGACGAAGCACAGCGACGCATCGAACTCCTCCTGACCGGGCAGTTGGCCAACGGCGGTGCCCTGCCGGTTGTCAAACCCTTTGCCCATACCCCTGGCGCAATGCAGGAGCCCGATCATTACCGCGCCGACGACTGCCTTTGGTTCTTCAATGCCATCCCGGAATTCGTCAGGGAATCGGGCAATATCGACTTTTATAAAAAAGTCCTTCCCTACGCCGACAAAGGCAACGACACGGTGCTGGCGCACATGCGCCGCGCGATGGAATTCAACTTCGAGCGTTGCGGTGCCCACGGCCTTCCCTGCGGCTTACACGCCGACTGGAATGATTGCCTACGGCTCGGAGAATCGGGTGAGTCCATCTTCGTCGCTTTCCAGCTTCGCTTTGCGCTGCGCGAATACATCGACATTTGCGAACGCCTAAGCGAGCCGGAAGAGAAGGAATGGGCCACCGAAAAGCTTAAGGCATACGATACCGCCTTGGCCGAGCATGCCTGGGACGGGCAATGGTATTTGCGCGCCTATCGACATGACGGGCTCAAGTTCGGCTCTCAGGAAAATGAGGAAGGCAGCATCTTCATGAACCCGCAAGCGTGGGCCATCATCAGTGGACACGCGGACGATGAACGCGCAGCTCAATCCATGCAGGCGCTAAGGGATAAGCTGTCGACGGAGTATGGAGTCATGCTTTGCAGTCCACCCTACGTGAAAACCGATCCCAAGGTCGCCTTGTCCGTGCTGTTCAATCCTGGCATGAAGGAAAACGCTGGCATCTTTAACCACACGCAGGGCTGGGCGGTCATCGCGGAAGCCATGCTCGGGCACGGCGACCAAGCATGGCAGTATTTTCAAGCTTCGATGCCCGCCAGCTATAATGACAGAGCTGACCTGCGTGAAGTCGAACCATACGTCGTCTGCCAAAGCACACACAGCCAATACAGCCCACGCTTCGGTGCTGGCCGTGTTTCCTGGCTGTCGGGCAGCGCGACCTGGAACTACCACGCCGCGACGCAATACATCCTCGGCATCCGCCCCGACTACGATGGGCTGCGAATCGCTCCCTGCCTGCCAAGCCATTGGCCGGAAGTCAGCATTAGCCGCACGTTCCGCGGCAAACGTTTCGACATCACGATACGCAACGGAAGTGGTCAGCCGAAAATCGTATGCAATGGGCAATCGCTTCCATCCAATCTCATCTCCATGGAGCTTGCTGAAGCCAGCAACCAAATCCTCGTCACTCTTTAA
- a CDS encoding SGNH/GDSL hydrolase family protein: MITLRPEQTIVFDGDSLTALRSSPTMDQWPWLKISNNHRSWADVFSELIFAWRPDLGLNFRTAAVGGSTCIDLEQRFDATIAKIRPDWVFMTLGSNDAAQSIPLERFESTLRNYAERLSDWGGQLVFLHNFKSCAGASEEAIRKESLRVPYYEAEAQLAEERPNVHLIDVGEALRTKAEALHAQYNGHSVYSDGLHFSHLGAIIIAGEVLKACGIVTQ; the protein is encoded by the coding sequence ATGATTACCCTGCGCCCGGAACAAACCATCGTCTTCGATGGCGACAGCCTCACGGCATTGCGATCCAGCCCCACAATGGATCAATGGCCTTGGCTAAAAATCAGCAACAATCATCGCTCATGGGCCGATGTTTTCTCCGAGCTGATTTTCGCCTGGCGTCCGGATCTGGGGCTGAACTTTCGCACTGCCGCAGTCGGCGGCTCAACCTGCATCGACTTGGAGCAGCGCTTTGATGCGACCATCGCGAAGATACGCCCCGATTGGGTGTTCATGACACTGGGCAGCAACGATGCCGCACAATCAATTCCCCTCGAACGTTTCGAGTCCACCCTTCGCAACTATGCGGAACGACTGAGCGACTGGGGCGGACAGCTGGTCTTCCTCCATAATTTTAAAAGCTGCGCGGGTGCCAGCGAGGAAGCGATTCGCAAAGAGTCGCTTCGCGTCCCCTACTACGAAGCTGAAGCCCAACTGGCTGAGGAAAGGCCAAACGTGCATCTCATCGATGTCGGTGAAGCATTAAGAACGAAAGCGGAGGCCTTACATGCGCAATACAACGGGCATAGTGTTTACAGCGACGGCCTCCATTTTAGTCATCTCGGCGCTATCATAATCGCCGGCGAAGTGCTCAAGGCCTGCGGCATCGTTACCCAATAA